taattgaaatataataataataattatataaaaaaattaaattttttattttattttattttttggatcgtGATGTAAAGtgttgaaaattattaaaaattattttgattaggatataaatcataatttttaagagaataaaaacaaaatgaaaaataactaaattataaaaggaTTAGTGCagtttttcctaaaaaattattattgtttattattttctccCCAAATTGTTTTTAACATGTTAAAGTATATAAACAAACGTATGaaatatgtaaaattaaaaactttagaGACCAAGTTTAAGTTTTTTGCGCCCCTTGAATAGTAAAAGTGAAAACGAATgtgtttttatgttaattttgattttttttatttttttttaactataacataacattttattttataatattaatcttcaatttaatattagaatattatATAACTTATTGGATACACTAGAATttacaaatttatcaaaaatatatagggCGTGGAAAATTCTTTGTAACATTAAAGAGAGTTTAGTAATAgtggattgatatttttttcctttatcaaatcaatcataaaaacaaagctcaagggtaaaatagtttttttataagattcttttgtcattctcattttGAACGGGGGTAGAAagtatattcaattttttttaacaacttcACTACCcttgaaagaaaacaatacGATGATTGGTTGccagaggtttttttttttttttttgagatttcatatgtttttgcatagtaaaattactagCTTACCCTTCATGTCAAAATTAATTCGGACTTGCTTTGGGGGCATTGTTGTATTTTCCCTTTTCTTAGcacaagaaaaatacaaaattacccTTCAtcttagaattaatttaggCTTGCTATGGgggcatttttgtattttcaagtgACTTCTTTTGTTACAATCATATTAGTTGGGGGGTAAATTGGTCtttgacaataataaaaaatactcagAAAAAAATTGTCAAGCACGGAGGAGAAGTCACAGTTCTTTGAAGACGCGGGGGCCGTCATACaatgatcaatattttttttccattgtgTCATTTAATTCCTCGTAATTTCCTTTTCCATTCTAGAAAGATGTGTGTTGGGGTTTGATGAATAAATTGTTGTCGGAGCCATTTcccctcttttttctctcttctccttggAGATTTCACTtagcatttaaaattttagagcagTCCTTATCTTTAGATATATTTGGAtatcaatccttttttttttttaaatttctatcgTTGActcttttgtaaatttatttttagttacaTCCTCGcatcaagattttttaaacttggtcttgattcttttttttttcttccatctcttatgaACTTTCAATTGTGTATTGTACAATAGAGAAATTGTAAATTTGTAGCCATTttcattataatgtttttttcctaaaaaaaaatactcttaaattCACATGACATCAATGAAATTGTCCAAAagggaagaaaataataaaagtgtAAATAAATATGAAACGCAGTCGTTTAACGTGATTGACGGatctatataataaaaagagaaaaatcatcGGAATTTGAAAGAGCGTCGAACTCAATTGCAGACCGATCCTCTCTCTGCTCTCTCGCGTACCAAACAGATACcgagaagaagaataagaagaataggaagaagaaaatatggtAAAGTTataatcctcctcctccttattTGATTTCGATTAATTTAGTTGTTCCTTTCtgcttgattaatttttgtttaatttttaggtTTGCGTAGCGTGCTTGTTACCTCTGTTCCTCGTCCCAATCGTCAACCTGTTACCCTTGATCTTCTATTTTCTCAAGGTAACAACCAACAGAATTCTGCTATTCactttccatttaattttcatatatatttttaaaattttcttttttatctcagGGAAAAATATATGCGCTGTTTGGATGGGAATACAGGAAACCAGAGAGAGCTCCTCCAGCTTGTCCTTATAAGCCCCCTGCTTCCAGTATTAACACTACTAACAAAGTCAGTCCACTTCTTTTCTAAATTCACTTCTTATCATCTGTAATTTGAGAATTCTGTAAGAAATTATGATACCAAgtttttggtgttctttttcCATGCTAATTCGCTAGATTACTCCTGTTGTTGCTTGTTATTTTGCAATAGATGATTGCTTTTAACTTTATTGCTATCCTTGCGCTTGCCCTGGAAAAATGATTGTGGTTGGATGGCTAGGTGTGGGCGTGGCTGTTTAGGGTGTGATTTTTCTTGCTTGTTTTGGTGGGTATTCTGCTTTCAAcagtaaaaattaaactaggGTCTTACATGTTGTAGCAGGTGGAAGCGGAAGGTGAACCTGTTGCGAAACCTGTGGCAGTAGGAGATGGAAAGCAGGACTGAATTTGGAACTGCTTTTATGTGCGTGAACATCAGCTCTTGAGGTTTTTCTTAATGCAACCTAAGGTCTCTGTTAGATATAAAGTATTCTCAggctactctctctctctctctctctctctctcaataatGTTTGTAACTGAGATTTCCTCAAGGTACTGCAGCGTCAAAAGTTTGAATTTGGAATGAACATCAACTTGGCAATTTGTGTGACtgtaaactattttttgttgcATTGACAACTGCAGTTTTTTATAGACTTATCTTATATTGATCCAGGTGAAGCCTTGTGTTGACACAGTTTAGATAACTATATTCCTTTTTGAGGGTTTGGATGGTGAATTTTGCCATAGCTCTACACAGAATATATATACAACAAAACTTTCAGAAGATACTATTCAAGTTGGATGATTTATCAACGTGCTACATAATCAGCATTTCTCGGGCATTAGATTtgtatagagttttttttaacaatcataTGACGGGGTTAGGAGGAAACAGAAATCACCTCCCCATGTGCTGTATTGAAGTTCTCGCTATCAGAACAGCCACCTTTTGTGTTGAAAGAGGAAATTGCATGCGTGGGTTTAACCTCTTACGATCAACTTGATTTCAGAAATTAGATGAATAGCAACTGCCAGAGGATctattaagtagactgttttgATTGATGGGAAAATTCGATAACCTTTATAGAAGCTCTAAGCTTTGAAGAACTTCGAACTTTGAAGAGGATCTAACTGAGCAAAATCGGGAAGAAGTGTGGAAGGAAACGAGATAGAGGAACACTGACGTTTTAGGGAATCCGTCATGTCCCAAGAAGTTTGGAGTTGTGAATCACCTGTCACCATCTTATATGTGCACGATGATCTGCCTTTAGTGGAATGGTTAACTAGCAAGTCTGGAACAGGGAGCCTAAACTGGCAGAAGCAACATGCATGTTCTGTTTGACAATTGGAATGCATGGCAAGATACGACCGCAGCTCACAGGGTTGCAGTTTCCAACCAATTGAAAGTGATCCTGCACCATTTGGATTGGGTAGGCTGCATAGCACCGTTAGTGTCTATGAGGACTGCTTAAGGAGTGGCCGTGTGAGACATTGAAGCGTTATCGTTTCTTGTGTCCCGTTTAGCACTCCCATGATTAGTgaaatcttattttgtttttgtttttagaaaaataaagtagcgatttctaaaatttataatatcaattttgGTGGTTATTATTTAACAAGAATTAATTGAAGGTtatcatgatattaaaaaaatttctgatgctcaaattttataatttttttttcctatcatattattgaataaaaaatgatttattatattgttaaataaaaaaaattttagaaaaaaattaattattattaattgagttttataatttattttgatttactttctataagattatcacTATCTTAGACAAACATACTGGTATTGGATTGATGCTTGATTTTttgtgcatttattttttttattattattaaataaaaaataattccataaaaaacataattattgagaattaggtttcataatttattttttatggggttatcatgatttaaaaaaacatctcgGTATTGAATTAATGCTTGGTTTTGCaaatgtctatttttttatcatataattaaataaatatagtttttaaagaaccagagttattaaacttaatgaattttatgattcaaatcatgagtttgacgagttaatctATTCCAAtctataatcattttaatatttttttaagaaaaaatgttattttgaaatatttttttttaaatctaaccATGTTCTTACTAGtcatttgagtttattttagttttttttaattagtcaaATTAATTGGATCATGATGtagtttgatgatatttttaaagaatttttttttaatctagataTTATTTCtttacataaaatttttttttaacctgcaGGAGTATTATATAGTACCTGCCTATACAAGAAGTCCACGAGTAGAAAAGTTGGAGATTGAAAGTGCTCCAATTTTCACTCAAACAAACCCACTTTGGCACGATATTGATgggaaaaaaaccataaacaaacaaactttGAAGATTTGAATTACACATGTGAATCTTACAAGTGTATCAAACTTCCTATTTCCAGAAGTAAATTCCGCTTCTCAGAGCTTCCAGTATATGCCCAATTTGTGCAAGACGCCTGAAACAACTGCCCAGAATGTGATTTGTGCAAATATCACATATAACAGGGTTCCTACTCTCTCTGAGTGCCATACATCGTTGAAAACATGTTCTTGGATCCAATAGACCTGTAAGACATTTTTTCTTCCATTAGGGCAGGTGGTATTTCAAGAAGTTAAAATTGTGCAAGTGATTGTTTGAGTGCTAAAGCAAGCCAAATACagagatagaattacttacaagtGTGTTGTCTGGAGACTTGTAATACCATCCATTAATAAAACCTTCAAAGATACCCTGTGCTGCCATCACATATACAAGCATTGCATTCATTCCTATCCACTCTAGGAATAAAAATGGTGGTCTCAATCCCCATACATCAATCTGTTCATGCAATGCAAACAAAGTGATGGGCCTGTCATTCTTGAATCACAGAATTGAAATCCCAAAACTGTATATGGTCGGTAGTATTTTACCAGTACATAGAATCCAGAGAATACAATTCCTGCAGCACCAGCTGTGAAACAGACGTAGCTGAAGCTGTAGAGCTGTTTGTTGATAGGAATAGCTGCACAGCAATGAAGGAATTAACTTTCTAAGTTCTGTTTTGATCTTTATATCAACATTTTTAAATCCCACACAGATAATTTTTCAGAGTTTGGGATACAATCGCAAGGTAATTGATCTCACCATCAGTGAAATGAAGAATGATGGCTACAATCAGTAAGATAACCCCCATTGAGACCCATTGCCTGAGCCTTTCAGCATGACCCTGCATATAGTAAGATTGCTTTTCCAGGTTATAGGCTTGATAATTACCTTATCAAAAGTAGAACTTCTTACCTTGAAATGAATCAGAACATGCCCGTAATGGATGCCAATGGTGCCAGAGAGGATAGCAGAGATAGAactaagagaaagagagaaaccaATATTCAGTTCTACGCTAATTGTTTCCCTATCTGAAATAACATGAAGTTGATCATGGTCTTAATGATCTAACCTCAACAAGCCTTCAGGTTCAAATGGTGCACGGCACCAACTAGGAGCATCCTTCCGAAATGGGCCAGAACCTGGAGAGCTGAGAGTGCAAGCCTGCAAATATTGTAAAGAAGATGGACTTTTAGAGCACACATCTACGACACTACAAGCTGGAAGCAGGAAAACGGAGAGACGAAACCTCCTACTGAAGCTAAACTCTGCTCGAGTCATAACTAACCTTCAAGCGGCTCCAAACTGGGTACTGATAGAGATGATTAATGCCCCAGACTTCTCGATCCACATAACCAACAGCATTGCATGCAGGTCCTAAATGCCCTCTCATTCCACATTCAACCTGTAATCAAGTCATAACTAGTCGGGATCAGAGACTGGTTTTCGTTAACAAAAGCCAGTGCACATCTTCTTGCATTGATCTGTTTAGTAGCTAACTTCATACCGTGTATCTGCGCCGTTCATGTCCATGGTCGACAGTGAAACTCCAGTCCGGAACATAAAGTGCAAAGGTTGTGACCATATAAATGACAAAGGAAATGAATCCCGCAATCCTAAATTGCACAAGTTTCACCATCAGCTTACAATATATAGTTATCTACCACATAATTTCACTCAATGCAGTCAAAAGTTGGCTAAACTGAAACGGAAAAATAGCAAACGATGTTGTTCTCTGCCATAACCTATGTGTGGTTGTTCTCTTACCATTGCCATCGGTATGCTGTGAAAATGGTAAAATGGTCAGGCTCTATGGTTTGTCTATTCTTGGGGATTAGAGCCTCTATTAGAGCTACAACCATGTACACCAACGCTATCCTCTGCTCACAGAAAAAGGAAATAGAGATTATGTATCTATTTGCCAAATCTTCTAGTAACGAAGTTAAATAGGGAAAACATAACCTGAAGAATGCCAAACCAGCGAATAAGTTTCATGTCGACTCCATAAGCTAGATCACTAGGAGCATGCGAATATC
The Populus nigra chromosome 3, ddPopNigr1.1, whole genome shotgun sequence genome window above contains:
- the LOC133689429 gene encoding uncharacterized protein LOC133689429, whose translation is MEDPKRMEEGLGHTALVANIDDENIHLSEKAGNTDGGDDNEKEERRAVHDHLAEHEGDRQPVVKQKSKRVATLDAFRGLTIVLMILVDDAGGVYPRIDHSPWNGCTLADFVMPFFLFIVGVAIALAFKRIPKRRDAVKKIILRTLKLLFWGVLLQGGYSHAPSDLAYGVDMKLIRWFGILQRIALVYMVVALIEALIPKNRQTIEPDHFTIFTAYRWIAGFISFVIYMVTTFALYVPDWSFTVDHGHERRRYTVECGMRGHLGPACNAVGYVDREVWGINHLYQYPVWSRLKACTLSSPGSGPFRKDAPSWCRAPFEPEGLLSSISAILSGTIGIHYGHVLIHFKGHAERLRQWVSMGVILLIVAIILHFTDAIPINKQLYSFSYVCFTAGAAGIVFSGFYVLIDVWGLRPPFLFLEWIGMNAMLVYVMAAQGIFEGFINGWYYKSPDNTLVYWIQEHVFNDVWHSERVGTLLYVIFAQITFWAVVSGVLHKLGIYWKL
- the LOC133688864 gene encoding uncharacterized protein LOC133688864 isoform X2; the encoded protein is MVCVACLLPLFLVPIVNLLPLIFYFLKGKIYALFGWEYRKPERAPPACPYKPPASSINTTNKVEAEGEPVAKPVAVGDGKQD
- the LOC133688864 gene encoding uncharacterized protein LOC133688864 isoform X1, whose protein sequence is MVCVACLLPLFLVPIVNLLPLIFYFLKGKIYALFGWEYRKPERAPPACPYKPPASSINTTNKQVEAEGEPVAKPVAVGDGKQD